One Falco naumanni isolate bFalNau1 chromosome 15, bFalNau1.pat, whole genome shotgun sequence DNA segment encodes these proteins:
- the LOC121097921 gene encoding regulator of G-protein signaling 9-binding protein, producing MVKEECKALLDALNKVTACYRHMVLTIGGTSDSQNLREELKKTRQKAQELAVANRNKLTTVLKDKTVSKEDKAEFERLWVIFSTCLEILEIDMRRALELGHEFPLNVPKKHLIQTGMSGGTSGVAARAMSVQNMKYEAEHNIDVVDLKDLENEINQVGEMMYEMEMKVNVPQWTVEAKQDPGAELKSTISVGASSIGMISVEENKSFCDISKVLAGIIFSAVLIIAIVLAVCVVKLS from the coding sequence ATGGTGAAGGAGGAGTGCAAAGCGCTGCTGGACGCGCTCAACAAGGTGACCGCCTGCTACCGGCACATGGTGCTGACCATCGGCGGCACCTCGGACTCCCAGAACCTGCGGGAGGAGCTCAAGAAAACCCGGCAGAAAGCCCAGGAGCTGGCGGTGGCCAACAGGAACAAGCTCACTACGGTCCTGAAGGACAAAACCGTGAGTAAGGAAGATAAAGCCGAGTTCGAGAGGCTATGGGTGATTTTCTCCACGTGCCTAGAGATCCTGGAGATCGACATGAGGAGAGCCCTGGAGCTGGGCCACGAGTTCCCGCTAAACGTCCCCAAAAAGCACCTGATCCAGACGGGCATGAGCGGGGGAACCTCTGGCGTGGCCGCCAGGGCCATGAGCGTCCAGAACATGAAATACGAGGCTGAGCACAATATAGATGTGGTGGATTTGAAAGACCTCGAGAACGAAATCAACCAGGTAGGAGAGATGATGTACGAGATGGAAATGAAGGTCAATGTCCCCCAGTGGACAGTGGAGGCTAAGCAAGACCCGGGGGCTGAACTAAAATCCACCATCAGCGTAGGCGCTTCTTCCATCGGCATGATCTCtgtggaggaaaataaatccttctgTGATATCAGCAAGGTTCTAGCTGGGATTATTTTCTCCGCTGTGCTCATTATCGCTattgtcctggctgtgtgcgTAGTAAAACTCTCTTAG